Proteins encoded in a region of the Triticum dicoccoides isolate Atlit2015 ecotype Zavitan chromosome 3A, WEW_v2.0, whole genome shotgun sequence genome:
- the LOC119270214 gene encoding uncharacterized protein LOC119270214: MAPRRRSPSPPPASLPDDDDMLREILLRLPPRPSSLPRASLVCKRWRSLVADPQFRRRFRDHHGKPPLLGFFLEDYPSSPFVPILDPPDRIPGARFSMTLNKGNRIVDCRHELVLFIRRSPRRRLVVWDPVARDQRRLIVPLVLDNDQMLVFDGAVLRPARSQGSHFQVALIACDTENTRVFACFYSSQTGIWSKINSLQLQSFMSTPEPSTLIGNSFCWLLKVHPDLQHVILEFDLDKQSLTVTDLPPQVKARPFNLRIVPTEDGGLGFIHLSTFHGQLWKREPGSVWVHDRAIEFEELRSACKGDRYPLIVGFSEDSNAILLQTNSGVFMVYLRSMEFKKISNMGDFHLHYPFACFYPAGTGIGDGHGGDDVLEDVKWLFVETC, translated from the exons ATGGCTCCCCGCCGGCGCAGCCCCTCTCCGCCTCCTGCCTCTCTCCCAGACGACGACGACATGCTCCGGGAGATTCTCCTCCGCCTCCCCCCGCGGCCGTCCTCCCTCCCCCGGGCCTCCCTCGTCTGCAAGCGTTGGCGCAGCCTCGTCGCCGATCCCCAATTCCGACGCCGCTTCCGCGACCACCACGGCAAGCCCCCTCTCCTTGGCTTCTTCCTCGAGGACTATCCGTCCTCTCCGTTTGTTCCAATACTGGATCCACCAGATCGCATCCCCGGCGCTCGCTTCTCCATGACTCTCAACAAGGGCAACCGCATCGTTGACTGCCGCCACGAACTCGTCCTTTTCATCCGCCGGAGCCCGCGGCGCCGCCTAGTGGTGTGGGACCCCGTCGCCCGCGACCAGCGCCGGCTCATCGTCCCGCTAGTGCTGGACAACGACCAGATGCTCGTGTTCGACGGGGCGGTGCTTCGCCCTGCCCGCAGCCAAGGGAGCCATTTCCAGGTGGCCCTGATAGCCTGTGACACAGAAAATACAAGAGTTTTCGCATGCTTCTACTCATCGCAGACCGGGATATGGAGCAAAATCAACTCACTGCAGCTGCAATCGTTTATGTCCACGCCAGAACCCAGTACTTTGATTGGGAATTCCTTTTGCTGGTTACTTAAGGTGCATCCTGACCTTCAACATGTCATACTTGAGTTTGATCTGGATAAGCAGAGCCTAACTGTGACAGACCTGCCACCACAAGTAAAAGCTCGCCCTTTCAACTTGAGGATTGTGCCGACCGAAGATGGTGGGCTTGGCTTCATCCATCTCTCAACATTTCACGGCCAATTATGGAAGAGAGAGCCTGGTTCTGTATGGGTGCACGACAGAGCTATTGAATTCGAGGAGCTCAGATCAGCTTGTAAGGGAGACCGATACCCCCTCATAGTGGGGTTTTCCGAGGACAGTAATGCAATCCTTTTACAGACGAATTCTGGTGTTTTCATGGTCTATCTCCGGTCCATGGAGTTTAAGAAAATTTCCAATATGGGGGACTTCCATCTCCATTATCCATTTGCATGCTTCTATCCTGCAG GTACTGGCATTGGTGATGGACATGGTGGAGATGACGTGTTAGAAGATGTGAAATGGTTGTTTGTTGAGACATGCTAG